In Aquiflexum balticum DSM 16537, a single genomic region encodes these proteins:
- a CDS encoding sigma-54-dependent transcriptional regulator — translation MGKILLIEDDVSYSRIIKNFLEKNGFEVSTSAKVSEAITLLKSHSTELIITDFRLPDGTGLNILSYAMSLPIPIPVILITNYSDIRTAVKAMKMGAVEYITKPINPDELLLTVKETFSAPISPNTNSQKSETPFADEDYITGKSEPSVKLEEYIKLVSPTELSVIVLGETGTGKEYISKRIHNLSKRKSGPFVAVDCGALSKDLAGSELFGHIKGAFTGAVETKSGHFEMAKGGTIFLDEVGNLSYEVQIKLLRAIQERTIRKIGSNQEIPIDVRILAATNDDLINQVKEGNFREDLYHRLNEFSITALPLRERGSDLLHFAHHFLTKSNLKLGKAVQGFKPEVEKIFLTYSWPGNLRELKNIIRRAVLLTQSDWIGKDVLPEEIFSQKIETPTNNPEGNFKKSLMQHERDLIIRTLEEVNYNKSKASKILGMDRKTLYSKMEKYGIS, via the coding sequence ATGGGTAAGATTTTATTGATTGAAGATGATGTCAGCTATTCCAGAATAATCAAAAATTTTCTGGAAAAGAATGGATTTGAAGTATCTACCTCAGCTAAGGTTTCGGAAGCCATCACTCTTTTAAAATCCCATAGTACAGAATTGATCATTACGGATTTCAGACTTCCGGATGGTACCGGATTGAATATACTCAGCTATGCCATGAGTCTGCCAATCCCTATACCGGTGATCTTAATCACCAATTATTCTGATATAAGAACCGCCGTAAAAGCCATGAAAATGGGCGCAGTGGAGTATATCACCAAACCCATCAATCCTGATGAACTGCTTTTAACCGTAAAAGAAACCTTCTCTGCCCCGATAAGTCCAAATACGAATTCCCAAAAATCTGAAACACCTTTTGCTGATGAGGATTACATTACAGGAAAAAGTGAACCTTCAGTGAAACTGGAGGAATATATTAAACTGGTATCGCCTACCGAGTTGAGCGTTATCGTTTTGGGAGAGACCGGGACAGGTAAAGAGTATATTTCAAAAAGAATCCATAATCTCTCAAAAAGGAAGTCAGGACCTTTTGTAGCAGTGGACTGTGGGGCTTTATCAAAAGATTTGGCCGGCAGTGAACTGTTCGGACATATCAAAGGTGCTTTCACGGGTGCAGTAGAAACAAAATCCGGGCATTTTGAAATGGCGAAAGGCGGGACAATCTTTCTGGATGAAGTGGGCAACCTGAGTTATGAAGTACAGATCAAATTGTTGAGAGCAATACAGGAAAGAACCATCCGGAAAATCGGGAGTAATCAGGAAATACCAATAGACGTACGGATACTTGCAGCAACCAATGACGACCTGATCAACCAAGTAAAAGAAGGGAATTTCAGGGAGGACCTGTACCATAGATTGAATGAATTTTCGATTACAGCATTGCCTTTGAGAGAAAGAGGCAGTGATTTACTCCACTTTGCTCATCATTTCCTGACCAAAAGCAATCTGAAGCTTGGCAAAGCAGTCCAAGGATTCAAACCCGAGGTAGAGAAAATTTTCCTTACTTATTCTTGGCCTGGAAATCTCCGCGAACTGAAAAATATTATCCGTAGGGCTGTTTTACTTACCCAATCGGATTGGATAGGTAAAGATGTGCTCCCTGAGGAAATTTTTTCACAGAAAATCGAAACCCCTACCAATAATCCTGAAGGAAATTTTAAAAAATCACTGATGCAACATGAAAGAGATTTGATTATCAGGACGCTGGAGGAAGTCAATTACAATAAATCAAAAGCCTCCAAAATACTGGGGATGGACAGAAAAACACTATACAGTAAAATGGAGAAATATGGTATTTCGTAA
- a CDS encoding amidophosphoribosyltransferase, which yields MSDQIKHECGIAMIRLRKEPQYYIEKYGSPLYAPNRLYVLMQKQINRGQDGAGVANIKIDTKPGTRYISRYRSIEPQAVNYIFDKIYRKYKKAKKQGGEKALFDAEWLKENIAFSGEVWLGHLRYGTHGENSIETCHPFLKQNNWRSRNLVMAGNFNMTNVEELFSRLVELGQHPKEKTDTVTVMEKIGHFLDEENQRIFDKYKHEYSNEQITAVIEEELDVARILRRSCRDFDGGYAMAGLIGNGSSFVVRDPAGIRPAYYYADEEIVVVASEKPAIKSAFNIDYKEIREIKPGHALVINKDGSFAEHEIMPAREKKSCSFERIYFSRGTDPDIYRERKLLGKALIPQVLQAIDFDLKNTVFSYIPNTAETAFLGMIEGLEDYLSAKRREVLLEGKPHLEDLEELLNFRPRVEKLVSKDVKLRTFITNDSDRDAMVANVYDTTYEVVRSGIDTLVVIDDSIVRGTTLEKSILTTLDKLNPKRIIIVSSAPQIRYPDCYGIDMSKMKDFIAFRGTIELLQDRGMSDLLVETYDKCISKQVLTENYVKDIYKPFTDQEISDKIAEIITSKEINAEVKIIYQTVENLNKCIPDHQGDWYFTGNFPTTGGMRVVNRAFANYMEGKVVRAY from the coding sequence ATGAGTGACCAAATCAAACATGAATGTGGTATAGCAATGATCAGGCTTCGAAAAGAGCCCCAATACTACATTGAAAAATACGGATCCCCCTTATATGCCCCCAATAGATTGTATGTGCTGATGCAAAAGCAGATCAACCGAGGTCAGGATGGTGCAGGTGTAGCGAATATCAAAATTGATACAAAGCCCGGAACACGTTATATCAGTCGGTACAGGTCTATTGAACCTCAGGCTGTCAATTATATTTTCGACAAAATCTACAGGAAATATAAAAAAGCCAAAAAGCAAGGTGGAGAGAAGGCATTGTTCGATGCAGAATGGCTTAAAGAGAACATTGCTTTTTCCGGAGAAGTTTGGCTGGGGCATTTGAGATATGGAACACATGGTGAAAACAGCATAGAAACCTGCCATCCATTTCTAAAACAAAACAATTGGCGTAGCAGAAACCTGGTGATGGCAGGGAATTTCAATATGACCAATGTGGAGGAATTATTTTCCAGGTTGGTGGAACTTGGTCAGCATCCCAAGGAAAAAACAGATACCGTAACCGTGATGGAAAAGATCGGACATTTTTTGGATGAAGAAAATCAGAGGATTTTTGATAAGTATAAGCATGAATATTCCAATGAGCAGATCACTGCAGTAATTGAAGAAGAGCTTGATGTGGCCAGAATTCTGAGAAGATCGTGTAGGGATTTTGATGGGGGATATGCCATGGCAGGTCTGATTGGGAATGGTTCCAGTTTTGTGGTTAGAGATCCGGCTGGTATCCGCCCTGCGTATTATTATGCTGATGAGGAAATCGTAGTAGTTGCATCTGAAAAACCTGCTATCAAATCCGCTTTCAATATCGATTACAAGGAGATCAGGGAAATCAAGCCTGGGCATGCTTTGGTGATCAATAAAGACGGTTCCTTTGCAGAACATGAAATCATGCCTGCTCGGGAAAAGAAATCCTGTAGTTTCGAAAGAATTTATTTTTCAAGAGGTACGGATCCGGATATTTATAGAGAAAGAAAACTTTTAGGAAAAGCCTTGATTCCCCAGGTTTTGCAGGCAATAGATTTTGACTTGAAAAATACCGTTTTCTCTTATATTCCAAATACTGCTGAAACAGCATTTTTGGGAATGATTGAAGGATTGGAGGATTACTTAAGTGCTAAAAGGAGAGAGGTTTTATTGGAAGGTAAGCCCCATTTGGAGGATTTGGAGGAGCTGTTGAATTTTAGGCCAAGAGTAGAAAAGCTTGTCAGTAAGGACGTCAAACTCAGAACATTTATCACCAATGACTCCGATAGGGATGCTATGGTGGCAAATGTATATGATACCACCTATGAAGTCGTAAGGTCCGGTATTGACACATTGGTGGTGATAGACGACAGTATTGTAAGAGGTACGACCTTAGAGAAGAGTATTCTTACCACATTGGATAAGCTAAATCCTAAAAGAATCATCATAGTTTCCTCAGCACCTCAGATCCGATATCCGGATTGCTATGGGATAGATATGTCCAAAATGAAAGATTTTATTGCTTTTAGGGGTACTATTGAGTTATTGCAGGACAGGGGAATGAGCGATCTACTGGTGGAGACCTATGACAAATGTATTTCAAAACAGGTATTGACTGAGAATTATGTAAAGGATATCTATAAACCTTTTACTGATCAGGAAATCTCAGATAAAATTGCAGAAATCATTACTTCCAAAGAAATCAATGCAGAAGTAAAGATCATCTATCAGACGGTGGAAAATCTCAACAAATGTATTCCCGACCATCAAGGCGATTGGTATTTTACAGGTAACTTTCCTACAACAGGTGGCATGAGAGTAGTCAATAGGGCTTTTGCGAATTATATGGAAGGTAAGGTAGTAAGGGCATATTAG
- a CDS encoding M42 family metallopeptidase: MEINTALLKQICEIAGAPGFEKRVRDLVVQLVTPLVDEVKTDNLGNVIALKKSKRNPDGKRVMVAAHMDEIGFLVTHIDDKGFVRFHTLGGFDPKTLTAQRVIVHGKKDLIGVMGSKPIHVMTADEKNKLPQITDFFIDMGMSKEEVEKYIKVGDPITRDRELIEMGNCVNCKSIDNRVAVFILIEALRLLEHPAYDVYATFTVQEEVGIRGANVAAHGINPDFGIALDTTIAFDVPGAQPHEKVTELGKGAAIKIMDASTICDFRMVSFMKVTADKYQIAWQPEILTAGGTDTAGVQRMGKQGAIAGAISIPTRHLHQVIEMADKSDIANSIILLKACLEDMDSFDWSH; the protein is encoded by the coding sequence ATGGAAATAAATACCGCACTTTTAAAACAAATCTGTGAAATAGCAGGTGCACCGGGCTTTGAGAAAAGGGTCAGGGATTTGGTTGTCCAATTGGTAACTCCTCTTGTAGATGAGGTGAAAACAGACAATCTGGGGAATGTAATTGCATTGAAAAAATCCAAAAGAAATCCTGATGGCAAAAGAGTTATGGTTGCTGCCCATATGGATGAGATTGGCTTTTTAGTTACCCACATAGATGATAAAGGCTTTGTACGATTCCATACGCTTGGCGGTTTTGACCCGAAAACACTCACTGCGCAGCGGGTGATTGTCCATGGTAAAAAAGACTTGATCGGAGTGATGGGAAGCAAACCCATTCATGTGATGACAGCCGATGAAAAAAACAAACTTCCTCAGATTACCGATTTTTTTATCGATATGGGGATGTCCAAAGAGGAGGTGGAAAAATATATCAAAGTTGGAGACCCCATTACCCGTGACAGGGAACTGATAGAAATGGGTAATTGTGTCAACTGTAAATCAATAGACAATAGGGTGGCGGTTTTTATTTTGATAGAAGCCCTACGATTGCTGGAACATCCAGCTTATGATGTATATGCCACTTTTACGGTACAGGAGGAAGTGGGAATCCGCGGTGCCAATGTTGCTGCCCATGGCATCAATCCTGATTTTGGAATTGCATTGGATACAACTATTGCTTTTGATGTGCCGGGGGCACAGCCACATGAAAAAGTCACCGAATTGGGAAAAGGCGCTGCCATCAAAATTATGGATGCCTCCACCATCTGTGATTTCAGAATGGTTTCATTTATGAAGGTAACTGCAGACAAATATCAAATAGCCTGGCAGCCTGAAATCCTGACAGCAGGGGGTACGGATACAGCAGGAGTACAGCGAATGGGCAAGCAGGGGGCAATCGCAGGTGCGATTTCCATTCCCACAAGACATTTGCATCAGGTCATTGAAATGGCCGATAAATCAGATATAGCAAACAGCATAATTTTGTTGAAGGCCTGTCTGGAAGATATGGATAGCTTTGATTGGAGTCATTGA
- a CDS encoding glutathione peroxidase → MKNRFYDFSANNLQGKEISMSEFRGKTVLVVNTASQCGLTPQYEGLEKLNQKYKDQGLVILGFPCNQFGNQEPGDSKDIAEGCLLNYGVTFPMFSKIDVNGKNAHPVFKYLKNELGGLFGSRIKWNFTKFLLDANGKPVKRFSPITKPEEIDKYLKKILK, encoded by the coding sequence ATGAAAAACAGGTTTTATGATTTCTCCGCCAATAACCTTCAGGGCAAAGAAATATCCATGTCAGAATTCAGAGGAAAGACGGTTTTGGTGGTGAATACGGCAAGCCAATGTGGACTTACGCCACAATATGAAGGTCTGGAGAAACTCAATCAAAAGTACAAAGACCAAGGCTTGGTCATCCTTGGATTTCCCTGCAACCAATTCGGCAATCAGGAGCCCGGGGATTCAAAAGACATTGCAGAAGGATGCCTACTGAACTATGGTGTTACCTTTCCCATGTTTTCCAAAATCGATGTCAATGGAAAAAATGCCCATCCTGTATTCAAATACCTCAAAAATGAATTAGGTGGCTTATTTGGGTCAAGGATTAAGTGGAACTTCACCAAGTTTCTGCTGGATGCAAACGGTAAACCCGTCAAGAGATTTTCACCCATCACCAAGCCTGAGGAAATCGATAAATACCTTAAAAAAATTTTAAAATAA
- a CDS encoding NADH:flavin oxidoreductase/NADH oxidase family protein, which yields MSDNPLNQPFTFPSGVLVKNRLFKSAMSEGLGNKDGSPKPMLDLLYRKWAEGGIGLCVTGNVMIDRRALGEPGNVVIEDASGLEGLKSWAKNATANGTHCWVQLNHPGKQAPKGLNKETVSPSAIPFRKDMQSFFNTPRELTETEIQDLIKRFAFAAKMVKEAGFSGVQIHGAHGYLVSQFLSPHHNQRTDKWGGDPERRRRFVLEVYQAMRDAVGTAFPIGIKLNSADFQRGGFTDEESLETIKALESAGIDLIEISGGTYEAPAMMGAKWKESTQKREAYFMDFAVKARKAVKTPLVVTGGFKSYEGMAEAIQSGNVDFVGLARLIAVEPDAPLRLLSGQSPRISIQPIKTGIGPIDKMSVMETVWYREQLERMGKGMETKPNLSAFVVFLKFAYKLIFKRKGALKERAS from the coding sequence ATGTCAGACAATCCATTGAATCAACCATTTACTTTTCCAAGCGGAGTATTGGTGAAAAACCGGCTTTTCAAATCTGCCATGAGCGAAGGTCTTGGCAACAAAGATGGTTCGCCCAAACCGATGCTTGACCTGCTTTATAGAAAATGGGCAGAAGGAGGGATAGGTCTCTGCGTGACAGGCAATGTGATGATAGACAGAAGGGCATTGGGAGAGCCGGGGAATGTAGTAATCGAAGATGCTTCGGGATTGGAAGGATTGAAATCCTGGGCCAAAAACGCCACTGCAAACGGCACACATTGTTGGGTGCAGTTGAATCATCCCGGAAAGCAGGCGCCGAAGGGACTGAACAAAGAAACAGTTTCTCCCTCGGCTATTCCGTTTAGGAAGGATATGCAGTCTTTTTTCAACACTCCAAGAGAACTGACCGAAACAGAAATCCAGGACCTGATCAAAAGATTTGCTTTTGCAGCGAAAATGGTAAAAGAAGCGGGATTTTCGGGGGTTCAGATTCATGGCGCTCATGGATATTTGGTCAGCCAGTTTCTTTCTCCCCATCATAATCAGCGGACTGACAAGTGGGGCGGGGATCCCGAAAGACGAAGAAGATTTGTATTGGAGGTCTATCAGGCCATGCGGGATGCCGTTGGAACTGCTTTTCCGATAGGAATAAAACTCAACTCGGCTGATTTTCAACGTGGTGGTTTTACCGATGAGGAGTCTTTGGAAACCATCAAGGCATTGGAATCTGCCGGTATTGATCTGATAGAAATATCCGGTGGAACCTATGAAGCCCCTGCTATGATGGGAGCAAAATGGAAAGAAAGCACCCAAAAAAGGGAAGCTTATTTTATGGACTTTGCGGTCAAAGCCAGGAAAGCGGTAAAAACCCCTTTGGTAGTGACGGGTGGATTTAAGAGCTATGAGGGTATGGCAGAAGCCATTCAATCCGGAAATGTGGATTTTGTGGGCCTGGCAAGGTTAATCGCCGTGGAGCCTGATGCACCTCTCAGACTGCTTAGTGGCCAATCGCCCAGGATATCTATCCAACCAATAAAAACCGGAATCGGCCCCATCGACAAAATGAGCGTCATGGAGACTGTGTGGTACCGCGAACAGTTGGAAAGAATGGGCAAAGGAATGGAAACAAAGCCAAACTTATCAGCCTTTGTGGTATTCCTGAAATTCGCTTATAAGTTGATATTCAAAAGAAAAGGGGCACTTAAGGAAAGGGCATCCTGA
- a CDS encoding DoxX family protein produces MESLFNPTIQPKSSIGQTILRVLLGSFLLFAGISHLSFNRTEFLAQVPPWVPMDPDLVVILSGIVEILLGASLLFLSSKRVQVGWVVAFFFVLIFPGNISQYVNGIDAFGLDTDRARLIRLFFQPVLIAMALWSTGAWQVWRQRTK; encoded by the coding sequence ATGGAATCATTATTCAATCCCACCATTCAGCCCAAAAGCAGTATCGGACAGACCATCCTCAGGGTCCTGTTAGGCAGTTTTCTGCTTTTTGCAGGAATCAGTCATTTATCTTTCAATAGAACAGAGTTTTTGGCGCAGGTACCGCCTTGGGTTCCCATGGATCCGGATCTGGTTGTAATCCTGTCAGGAATAGTGGAAATCCTCCTTGGAGCGTCCTTGCTTTTCCTTTCTTCGAAAAGGGTTCAGGTTGGTTGGGTAGTGGCTTTTTTCTTTGTGCTGATTTTTCCTGGAAATATTTCGCAGTATGTCAATGGGATTGATGCCTTTGGGTTGGATACTGACCGCGCCCGGTTGATCCGTTTATTTTTCCAGCCGGTTTTGATTGCCATGGCATTGTGGTCAACCGGGGCTTGGCAAGTTTGGAGGCAAAGAACCAAATAA
- a CDS encoding MarR family winged helix-turn-helix transcriptional regulator produces MDQLKLNNQICFPVYAASRLIIREYQPHLDKLGITYPQYLVLLVLWENDGMPVNDIAHKLILNTNTVTPLLKRMETLGLVSRIRSEEDERKVIVRLTAKGSKMKAEAAHIPFSLMADISPDELKMGELVAMKNKLEEWIEFLKRKG; encoded by the coding sequence ATGGACCAGCTAAAACTCAATAACCAAATTTGTTTCCCGGTGTATGCCGCCTCAAGGTTGATCATCAGGGAATACCAGCCCCATCTGGACAAACTTGGGATTACTTATCCCCAGTATTTGGTGTTATTGGTTCTTTGGGAAAATGATGGAATGCCGGTCAATGACATTGCGCATAAGTTGATTTTGAATACCAATACAGTGACTCCACTATTGAAGCGGATGGAGACATTGGGATTGGTGTCCAGGATTCGCTCTGAGGAAGATGAACGGAAGGTCATTGTCAGACTTACTGCAAAAGGAAGTAAAATGAAAGCAGAAGCTGCACATATTCCTTTTAGCTTGATGGCCGATATTTCACCTGATGAGCTCAAGATGGGAGAATTGGTAGCCATGAAAAATAAATTGGAAGAGTGGATAGAGTTTTTGAAGAGAAAGGGTTAG
- a CDS encoding porin family protein, protein MAYALRTTIALFLFLISISTQAQVLISLLFGEALNSDKIEFGLTGGLNRSNFIGVPEAEGLNNFNLGFYFHFTLNRNSFISTGVLVKNNVGATGMPTYAKGDPAFDGLFQEGVLTTKINYFYVPIMWQQRVNSRWLFEAGIQPGLRSRAFDIFNVESNGGDLEFKKDVRNEYRRLDFGLVGGLGYKLKKDLKSMSAGFLYNYGLADAKIPGNQTVQNTSLNLYLRIPIGATGKESKN, encoded by the coding sequence ATGGCTTACGCGCTCCGGACAACCATCGCATTATTTTTATTTCTCATTTCCATAAGTACCCAAGCACAAGTGCTTATCTCTTTGCTTTTTGGGGAGGCCCTTAATTCGGACAAAATCGAATTCGGCCTGACGGGTGGTCTCAACAGATCAAATTTCATTGGGGTCCCTGAAGCTGAAGGTCTCAATAATTTTAATTTGGGATTTTATTTCCATTTCACATTAAATCGGAATTCATTTATAAGCACAGGTGTCCTGGTCAAAAACAATGTGGGAGCAACGGGCATGCCTACTTATGCCAAAGGTGACCCTGCTTTCGATGGACTTTTTCAAGAAGGTGTATTGACTACCAAAATCAATTATTTCTACGTGCCCATCATGTGGCAGCAGCGGGTGAATTCCAGATGGTTGTTTGAAGCAGGTATCCAACCCGGTCTTCGATCAAGAGCCTTCGATATTTTTAATGTCGAGAGTAATGGTGGAGATCTTGAATTTAAAAAGGACGTCAGAAATGAATATCGCAGGCTTGATTTCGGATTAGTTGGGGGATTGGGTTATAAATTGAAAAAAGACCTCAAAAGTATGAGTGCAGGTTTTCTATACAACTATGGTTTAGCAGATGCGAAAATTCCCGGCAACCAAACTGTTCAAAACACCTCTTTGAATTTATACTTAAGAATACCAATAGGAGCTACAGGGAAGGAATCCAAGAATTGA
- a CDS encoding TIGR03643 family protein: MKKTTEFATEEIDRIIEMAWEDRTPFDAIEAQFGIPEKEVISLMRREMKESSFKMWRKRVQGRSTKHKALSSEGMTTFKSRMQKGIALNKISKR; encoded by the coding sequence ATGAAGAAAACAACCGAGTTCGCAACCGAAGAAATTGACAGAATCATAGAAATGGCTTGGGAGGACCGCACGCCTTTTGATGCGATTGAAGCACAATTTGGAATCCCGGAAAAAGAGGTCATCAGCCTAATGCGCAGGGAAATGAAAGAAAGTTCATTTAAAATGTGGCGTAAACGTGTTCAAGGGAGAAGTACCAAACATAAAGCACTTTCATCGGAAGGCATGACCACTTTTAAATCCCGCATGCAAAAAGGAATCGCATTAAACAAAATCAGTAAGAGATAA
- a CDS encoding FAD-binding domain-containing protein has product MEKVNLVWFKRDLRLRDHAPLKEAIESGLPVILLYCFEPELIASPKSDIRHWRFVWQSLVDLNSQLEAHDTKIHVFYIDPLMLFQELSKIYKIQTVYSHQETGIKITYDRDKRAAAFFKKGNISWKEYAQQGVKRGRSDRKNWSKDWYTMMSSPQENPDFSKAAFYTLSNQFMENLESTSIPEEWKSLHPTMQKGGEITAMKYFHSFFEERVKNYNRHISKPELSRRGCSRLSPYLAWGNLSIRQVYQAAEMKKKEKFQVKNLTNFQSRLRWHCHFIQKFEMESRMEYENINRGFDGFIKPKDEKKIKAWEEGKTGIPLVDACMRCLAETGYLNFRMRAMVVSFLTHHLFQDWQEGANYLARMFLDFEPGIHYPQLQMQAGVTGINTVRIYNPLKQSKDHDPEGVFIKKWVPELACLPIHIIHEPWKITGIESELYGFHLGKDYPYPIVDVEASGKFARDHIWKAQKMVAVKIEAERILNKHTVPDRWP; this is encoded by the coding sequence ATGGAAAAAGTCAATTTGGTTTGGTTCAAGAGAGATCTGAGATTAAGGGACCATGCGCCGCTAAAGGAGGCGATTGAAAGTGGTCTTCCCGTGATATTGCTGTATTGTTTTGAGCCTGAACTGATAGCATCCCCTAAATCTGATATCCGGCATTGGAGATTTGTTTGGCAAAGCTTGGTGGATTTGAATTCCCAACTCGAGGCCCATGATACCAAAATCCATGTTTTTTATATCGATCCCTTGATGTTGTTTCAGGAATTGTCCAAAATCTATAAAATTCAAACCGTGTATTCCCACCAAGAAACAGGGATCAAGATTACCTATGACAGGGATAAAAGGGCTGCTGCGTTTTTTAAAAAGGGAAATATCTCATGGAAAGAATATGCGCAACAAGGAGTAAAGCGGGGCAGGAGTGATAGAAAAAACTGGTCAAAGGATTGGTATACCATGATGTCTTCCCCACAAGAAAACCCAGATTTTTCCAAAGCTGCTTTTTATACCTTGTCCAATCAGTTCATGGAAAATCTGGAATCTACAAGTATACCTGAAGAGTGGAAATCTCTTCATCCCACTATGCAGAAAGGGGGAGAGATTACGGCCATGAAATATTTTCATTCATTTTTTGAGGAAAGGGTCAAAAACTACAATAGACACATTTCGAAACCCGAATTGAGCCGGAGAGGCTGTAGTAGGTTGTCTCCCTATCTTGCTTGGGGCAATTTGTCCATCCGTCAGGTTTATCAGGCAGCAGAGATGAAAAAGAAGGAAAAATTTCAAGTCAAGAACTTGACGAATTTCCAGTCCAGGCTGAGGTGGCACTGTCATTTTATCCAAAAGTTTGAAATGGAGTCCAGAATGGAATACGAAAATATAAATCGGGGGTTTGATGGTTTCATAAAACCAAAAGATGAGAAAAAAATCAAGGCATGGGAAGAAGGTAAGACAGGAATTCCACTCGTTGATGCCTGTATGCGATGTCTTGCGGAAACGGGTTATCTCAACTTCAGGATGCGGGCGATGGTGGTATCCTTTTTGACACACCACCTTTTTCAGGATTGGCAGGAGGGAGCTAATTATTTGGCAAGGATGTTTCTGGATTTCGAGCCCGGTATCCACTACCCGCAATTGCAGATGCAGGCAGGAGTGACGGGGATCAACACTGTCAGGATATACAATCCCCTCAAGCAATCCAAAGATCATGATCCGGAAGGTGTTTTTATCAAAAAGTGGGTTCCTGAACTTGCGTGCTTACCAATTCATATCATACACGAACCATGGAAAATCACAGGTATTGAATCAGAACTTTATGGTTTCCATTTGGGTAAGGATTATCCCTATCCCATAGTGGATGTGGAGGCTTCAGGGAAATTTGCAAGAGATCATATCTGGAAAGCTCAGAAAATGGTCGCAGTGAAAATTGAAGCGGAAAGAATTTTGAATAAGCATACGGTGCCAGATAGGTGGCCTTAG
- a CDS encoding dihydroorotase, whose amino-acid sequence MTEKTLIKNINIVNGGQIILTDLLFDKGLIQKIGPNNDTNARVIDGTGKYLFPGIIDGQVHFRDPGLTHKGDLYTESKAAVAGGVTSFIDMPNTFPNVLTINILNEKYKIAAEKSLANFGFFLGVNGDNLDEVLKLDTSKLLGVSDDGLYFTKKGNLLADNPETMEKLFAHCKSIIAIHSEKEQIVEENEQLYREKYGEDVPVEFHPLIRSEKACYEATKRAIDIANKHKARLHILHLTTEAETHLFRNDIPLQQKNITTEVSVHHLWFSDKDYQRLGTLIKWNPAIKTEKDKKGLLKALLDDRIDIVTTDHAPHTLDEKQKPYFQAMSGAPIVQHSLNIMLEFYKQGLISLEKIAEKMCHNPAILYQIEKRGFIREGYFADLTIVDLNAPWTVAKNNILSKCGWSPLEGTTFQTKVTHTFVNGHLVYDNGQFDETIKGQELTTQNNG is encoded by the coding sequence ATGACAGAAAAAACGCTAATTAAGAATATCAACATCGTTAACGGAGGACAAATTATTCTTACTGACCTCTTATTTGATAAAGGCTTAATTCAAAAAATCGGGCCAAATAATGATACAAATGCAAGGGTAATTGACGGAACAGGTAAATATTTATTTCCGGGTATCATTGACGGACAAGTTCATTTTCGTGACCCGGGTTTGACCCATAAAGGCGACTTATATACAGAGAGCAAAGCAGCCGTGGCAGGTGGGGTGACATCATTCATTGATATGCCAAATACTTTTCCGAATGTATTGACCATAAATATCTTGAATGAAAAATACAAAATAGCCGCTGAGAAATCCTTGGCAAATTTTGGTTTCTTTTTGGGAGTGAACGGTGACAACCTTGATGAAGTATTAAAACTCGACACATCCAAACTTTTGGGTGTTTCTGATGACGGACTTTACTTTACAAAGAAAGGGAATCTGCTTGCAGACAATCCTGAAACAATGGAAAAGCTATTTGCGCATTGTAAATCCATTATTGCCATACACTCGGAGAAAGAACAAATAGTAGAAGAGAATGAACAACTGTACAGAGAAAAATATGGTGAGGATGTACCTGTTGAATTTCACCCACTGATAAGAAGCGAAAAAGCCTGTTATGAAGCAACCAAAAGGGCCATTGACATAGCCAACAAGCACAAGGCACGTCTTCACATATTGCACCTGACTACAGAAGCAGAAACCCATTTGTTTAGAAATGACATTCCTTTGCAACAAAAAAATATAACAACCGAAGTATCGGTTCATCATTTGTGGTTTTCTGACAAAGATTATCAGCGTTTGGGAACTCTGATCAAATGGAACCCCGCTATCAAAACAGAAAAAGATAAAAAAGGACTTTTGAAAGCTTTATTAGACGATAGAATAGATATCGTTACAACTGACCACGCCCCGCACACCTTAGACGAAAAGCAGAAACCCTATTTTCAGGCAATGTCGGGTGCTCCGATTGTGCAACATTCTTTGAATATCATGCTTGAGTTCTATAAGCAAGGCCTTATTTCATTGGAGAAAATCGCCGAGAAGATGTGTCATAACCCTGCGATACTCTATCAAATAGAAAAACGGGGTTTCATCCGTGAAGGCTACTTTGCTGACCTGACTATAGTTGACCTCAATGCACCTTGGACCGTCGCTAAGAATAATATTTTATCCAAATGCGGCTGGTCGCCATTGGAAGGGACAACTTTTCAAACGAAAGTGACTCATACATTTGTAAACGGACATTTGGTGTATGACAATGGACAGTTTGACGAAACAATAAAGGGTCAAGAATTAACAACTCAAAACAATGGTTGA